A stretch of the Sphingobacterium thalpophilum genome encodes the following:
- a CDS encoding FKBP-type peptidyl-prolyl cis-trans isomerase yields MKYIALALLSLTTVAGFAQQKKKVSAVRKKTVNTSRTANTLVTKADTVSYAFGMDIGRSLKSTEIDYLKADVIGKAIAAALKNEQALLEEGQTREVIQQAIMDMRTKKEAESRAKEDKFFAENAKVAGMKTTAEGIQYLVLKDADGAKPAATDEVTVHYRGTLLDGKQFDSSYDRNEPLKLSLQQVIKGWQIGIPLMSKGAKYKFYIPSRLAYGAQAKGNDIPAHSTLIFEVELLDFTANGTT; encoded by the coding sequence ATGAAATACATTGCATTAGCCCTATTATCATTGACTACAGTAGCTGGATTTGCCCAGCAAAAGAAAAAAGTCAGTGCTGTCAGAAAGAAGACAGTCAATACCTCCAGAACAGCAAATACGTTGGTGACTAAGGCCGATACCGTATCCTATGCCTTTGGTATGGACATCGGAAGATCGTTAAAATCCACGGAGATCGACTATCTCAAAGCCGATGTCATTGGCAAAGCGATTGCCGCTGCTTTAAAGAATGAGCAGGCCTTGCTTGAGGAAGGGCAGACGCGGGAAGTTATCCAGCAGGCGATTATGGATATGCGCACTAAGAAAGAGGCGGAGAGCCGGGCAAAGGAAGATAAGTTTTTTGCTGAAAACGCCAAAGTGGCCGGCATGAAAACGACCGCCGAAGGTATACAGTATCTCGTTCTGAAAGATGCCGATGGTGCCAAACCTGCAGCTACTGACGAGGTGACCGTACATTACAGGGGTACACTGCTCGATGGAAAGCAGTTTGACAGCTCCTATGATCGCAACGAACCGCTGAAACTGTCTCTACAACAGGTCATCAAAGGCTGGCAGATCGGTATACCGCTGATGTCCAAAGGCGCAAAATACAAGTTTTACATACCGAGCCGGCTGGCCTACGGAGCGCAGGCCAAGGGCAATGATATCCCTGCTCATAGTACACTGATCTTTGAGGTGGAACTGCTCGATTTTACTGCCAATGGAACAACGTAA
- a CDS encoding glycosyltransferase family protein, with product MKILYAVQGTGNGHLSRAMDIVPCLRAHGEVDVLVSGIQADLSLPFEVKYRFHGLSFIFGKSGGVDLWKTFMSSTIRKFTSEIKSLPIEEYDLVLNDFEPISAWACHSKDLQCIGLSHQIGALDPASPKPEESDMLGKFIMKNYAPSTHSYGFHFKRYARNIYPPVIRNAVRELEVTDNGHYTVYLPAYDDAHLLKHLMKFPDVKWDVFSKHNSRPFEMKNVTIRPINNRSFIESMASSSGVLCGAGFETPAEALYLNKKLLVIPMKNQYEQHLNAASLEEMGIPVISSLKQKNMLAIEAWLNSRSRVEVDYPNITQEIINEIVQKHR from the coding sequence ATGAAGATATTGTATGCCGTACAGGGCACTGGCAACGGGCATTTAAGCCGCGCGATGGACATTGTTCCCTGTCTCAGGGCCCATGGTGAGGTAGACGTGCTGGTCAGTGGCATCCAGGCAGACCTGTCTCTGCCTTTTGAGGTGAAATACCGTTTTCACGGACTGAGTTTTATTTTCGGAAAGTCGGGCGGAGTCGATCTCTGGAAAACTTTTATGAGTTCTACGATACGTAAGTTTACCAGTGAGATCAAAAGTTTGCCGATTGAGGAGTATGATCTTGTGCTCAATGATTTCGAACCTATTTCTGCGTGGGCCTGCCATTCGAAGGACCTACAGTGCATCGGGTTGAGCCACCAGATCGGTGCGCTGGATCCAGCGAGCCCAAAACCTGAGGAAAGCGATATGCTGGGCAAGTTTATTATGAAGAACTATGCACCATCTACACATTCCTACGGATTTCATTTTAAACGATACGCCAGAAACATCTATCCACCGGTCATCCGTAATGCAGTCCGTGAACTGGAAGTGACGGACAACGGGCATTACACCGTTTACCTGCCGGCCTACGACGACGCGCACCTGCTTAAGCATCTGATGAAGTTTCCCGATGTGAAGTGGGATGTGTTCAGTAAACACAACTCACGGCCTTTCGAAATGAAGAATGTGACGATAAGACCGATCAATAACCGGTCGTTTATTGAAAGTATGGCATCGTCATCGGGAGTTTTGTGCGGTGCAGGTTTTGAAACACCGGCAGAAGCCTTATATTTGAACAAGAAATTGCTGGTCATCCCGATGAAAAATCAGTATGAGCAGCATCTCAATGCTGCTTCGTTGGAGGAAATGGGGATTCCCGTCATTTCGAGCTTGAAGCAGAAAAATATGCTGGCCATCGAAGCTTGGCTTAACAGCCGCTCGAGGGTAGAAGTTGATTATCCGAATATAACACAGGAAATTATAAATGAAATCGTGCAGAAGCACCGTTAA
- a CDS encoding zinc dependent phospholipase C family protein — protein MIKAPFYWGLSLVVISTLCSWGFFAHKKINHYAVFALPSKLAVFYKANIELITEKAVDPDKRCFVDSAEGPRHFIDIEDYRPDRAVDSIPLHWSQVKEKFRERELLKNGIIPWQINFTYLKLVKAFQSKHYPQIIKHSADLGHYIADAHVPLHTTKNYNGQLTGQIGIHAFWESRLPEMFAGRYNLLVGRAQYIEDPLREAWNIIRESNLLVDSVLTIEATLNREFKSTQKNSFIERNNQLIWTYSDAYATAYHSALNGMVERRMRKTISRVASYWYSAWIEAGQPDLSAAPKMMEDNKQDTLTTWGKKPIGREEWM, from the coding sequence ATGATCAAGGCTCCTTTCTACTGGGGATTATCCCTGGTCGTCATATCAACATTATGCTCCTGGGGATTTTTTGCGCACAAAAAAATCAATCATTATGCAGTATTCGCTCTACCGTCAAAACTGGCGGTATTTTATAAAGCCAACATTGAGCTGATTACCGAAAAAGCTGTCGATCCCGACAAACGCTGTTTTGTGGACAGCGCCGAAGGTCCGAGACATTTTATAGACATCGAAGACTACCGTCCGGACAGAGCCGTCGACTCCATCCCCCTACACTGGTCACAGGTTAAAGAAAAATTTCGCGAACGGGAATTATTAAAAAATGGGATCATTCCCTGGCAGATCAATTTCACCTACCTGAAGCTGGTGAAGGCCTTTCAATCAAAGCATTATCCGCAGATTATCAAACATTCGGCGGATCTGGGCCACTATATCGCTGATGCCCATGTACCGCTGCACACAACCAAAAATTACAATGGTCAGCTAACGGGACAGATAGGGATACACGCTTTCTGGGAGAGCCGCTTGCCCGAAATGTTTGCGGGCCGTTACAATCTCCTGGTGGGAAGAGCACAGTATATCGAAGATCCGCTGCGCGAGGCCTGGAATATCATCAGGGAAAGCAACCTGCTGGTCGACTCGGTACTGACTATTGAAGCCACACTCAACAGAGAATTTAAATCCACCCAGAAAAACTCCTTTATAGAACGTAATAACCAGTTGATATGGACCTATTCGGACGCCTACGCTACAGCTTACCACAGCGCGTTGAACGGAATGGTGGAAAGAAGAATGCGAAAGACCATCAGCCGCGTGGCTTCCTACTGGTACTCAGCATGGATCGAAGCAGGTCAGCCAGATCTTTCCGCGGCTCCCAAAATGATGGAAGACAACAAGCAGGATACTCTGACAACATGGGGCAAAAAGCCTATCGGGCGGGAAGAATGGATGTAA
- a CDS encoding TonB-dependent receptor plug domain-containing protein: MLKKKITLTKLAVVLSIGAAHAQTRDTTLLNEVMINQNRLQIPFSKQSKNIQILTQEDIQRLPNRSINELLSNIPGVDIRQRGPFGSQADVSIDGGSFEQTAILLNGIKITDPQSAHHNMNLPVPLEAIERIEIIRGPASRIFGINALTGAINIVTKRAESNLISAQVYGGTSFKDNEQTSSGKYYGKGAQIGAELRTERMSHGVYFGHEDTNGQRYNTASNNDKFYYNGTYEPNATNQVKADFGYINNRFGANGYYAAPTDNDAYEQVKTAFSSIQSKHQLSPAFAISPRLSNRYNEDEYWYLGRSTAKGRSKHYSNVFGAEVNMSLEQHYGTFGLGLESRFEKINSTAIGAHTRNNYGGYLEFKTEAMEKLMLSTGAYVNYNSKFGWQVFPGLDLGYDLNEHWKLVLSAGSAQRVPSFTDLYINQTANIGNPDLLSENAYQIEGGIKYLSNRIVAQANYFHRNITDFIDWQKSTENTETGTVVPWKPANIGKNTVNGLNASFRYQLSDPEAATKYYTTVSYNYLHPEVTVADGTLSKYAIESLRHQVIFNFTINHNNWTLTTANRFNERISYKSYFIADIRASYQWTTVDIFADIQNIFDKSYVEAAAAPMPGRWFSLGAKCRLKY; the protein is encoded by the coding sequence ATGTTGAAGAAGAAAATTACATTAACAAAACTTGCTGTCGTGCTTTCCATCGGCGCTGCACATGCGCAGACCAGGGACACAACTTTATTAAATGAGGTCATGATCAACCAGAACAGGCTTCAGATTCCATTTTCAAAGCAGAGCAAAAATATTCAGATATTAACGCAGGAAGATATCCAGCGATTGCCAAACCGGTCCATCAACGAATTGTTGTCCAATATCCCCGGCGTGGATATCCGCCAGCGTGGCCCCTTTGGTTCGCAGGCCGACGTCAGTATTGACGGGGGATCATTTGAACAAACCGCCATCCTGCTGAACGGAATCAAAATAACAGATCCACAGAGTGCACATCACAACATGAATCTGCCGGTTCCACTGGAAGCCATAGAGCGCATCGAAATCATCAGGGGACCGGCTTCCCGTATCTTTGGGATCAATGCCCTGACAGGAGCCATTAACATCGTCACCAAACGTGCGGAATCTAACTTGATCAGTGCACAGGTATATGGAGGTACTTCTTTCAAGGATAATGAACAGACCAGCTCCGGAAAATACTATGGTAAGGGTGCGCAGATTGGCGCAGAGCTGCGGACAGAGCGCATGAGCCACGGGGTATATTTTGGACATGAGGATACCAACGGACAACGTTACAATACCGCTTCAAACAATGACAAATTCTATTACAACGGAACCTACGAGCCAAACGCCACTAATCAGGTAAAGGCCGATTTCGGCTATATCAACAACCGTTTTGGCGCAAATGGATACTATGCTGCCCCGACCGACAACGATGCTTATGAGCAGGTCAAAACAGCTTTCTCCTCCATACAGTCCAAACACCAGCTGAGCCCAGCTTTTGCAATCAGTCCGAGGCTGAGCAACCGCTATAATGAAGATGAGTATTGGTATCTGGGGCGGTCGACAGCAAAAGGTAGGTCAAAGCACTACAGCAATGTATTCGGCGCTGAAGTCAATATGTCATTGGAACAACATTATGGAACATTTGGACTGGGACTGGAAAGCCGCTTCGAGAAGATCAACAGCACGGCGATTGGCGCCCACACCCGGAATAACTATGGCGGATACCTGGAGTTTAAAACAGAAGCAATGGAGAAGCTTATGCTCAGCACGGGCGCCTATGTGAATTACAATTCTAAATTCGGATGGCAGGTATTTCCCGGCCTTGATCTGGGCTATGACCTCAATGAGCATTGGAAGCTGGTCCTGAGCGCCGGCTCCGCGCAAAGAGTACCTTCCTTTACCGATCTTTACATCAATCAGACAGCGAATATCGGAAACCCTGATCTATTATCTGAAAACGCTTATCAGATCGAAGGGGGAATCAAGTACTTATCAAACCGTATCGTGGCGCAGGCCAACTATTTCCACCGCAACATTACCGATTTCATCGATTGGCAGAAATCAACGGAAAACACAGAAACAGGAACAGTTGTCCCATGGAAGCCGGCCAATATCGGAAAAAATACCGTCAATGGTCTGAACGCCTCCTTCCGCTACCAACTCAGCGATCCGGAAGCAGCCACAAAATATTATACGACAGTCAGCTACAACTACCTCCATCCTGAGGTGACTGTCGCTGACGGCACACTGTCAAAATACGCCATTGAAAGCCTCAGACATCAGGTCATTTTCAATTTTACAATAAATCATAACAACTGGACGCTGACAACGGCCAATCGTTTCAATGAACGCATCAGTTATAAAAGCTACTTCATAGCGGATATTCGGGCATCCTACCAGTGGACGACTGTCGATATCTTTGCTGACATCCAGAACATTTTTGACAAAAGTTATGTCGAGGCCGCCGCTGCCCCCATGCCAGGGAGATGGTTCAGTCTGGGAGCGAAATGCAGGTTGAAGTATTAG
- a CDS encoding ThuA domain-containing protein — MNRLLILLFFILATGFVANAQRRVLIFSKTKGFRHSSIEKGAEVLKLLLDKENIGSDHSEDAALFTDGELQKYGAVIFLSTTGDILDSAQQAAFVRFIQSGKGFVGIHAATDTEFDWPWYNGLVGAYFASHPAVQKAKIDVLDQKHPATAHLDKVWWHKDEWYNFKDVKDGLHVLMNLDEKSYEGGKMGDHHPISWSHTYDGGKVFYTGLGHTAESYDEAEFRQHLIGGILSVLPKK, encoded by the coding sequence ATGAACAGATTATTGATTTTACTATTTTTCATTTTGGCAACCGGTTTCGTTGCCAACGCGCAACGGCGTGTTCTGATATTCAGCAAAACAAAGGGATTTAGACACAGCAGCATCGAGAAGGGTGCAGAAGTCCTAAAATTGCTACTGGATAAAGAGAATATTGGGTCTGACCACTCGGAAGATGCCGCATTGTTTACCGACGGAGAGCTGCAAAAATATGGCGCTGTTATCTTTCTGAGCACGACAGGTGACATCCTGGACAGTGCACAACAAGCAGCGTTTGTCCGTTTTATTCAGTCCGGTAAAGGTTTTGTCGGTATCCACGCCGCGACAGATACCGAATTTGACTGGCCTTGGTACAACGGGCTGGTCGGAGCTTATTTTGCATCCCATCCCGCTGTACAGAAAGCGAAAATCGATGTGCTTGATCAAAAGCACCCTGCAACCGCACATCTCGACAAGGTTTGGTGGCACAAAGATGAATGGTACAATTTCAAGGATGTAAAAGACGGTCTGCACGTGCTGATGAATCTGGATGAAAAAAGCTACGAGGGGGGAAAGATGGGCGACCATCATCCGATTTCCTGGTCACATACTTACGATGGAGGGAAGGTGTTTTATACCGGATTGGGGCACACAGCCGAGTCCTATGACGAAGCTGAGTTTAGGCAGCACCTGATTGGCGGTATTTTGTCTGTACTTCCCAAAAAATAA
- the aroB gene encoding 3-dehydroquinate synthase has product MEVIESLGYQVYFDDTLASLETFLAARNYSKIIVLVDTNTLDNCLPLFQQALPSLSNYDVIEVDPGEENKNIDFCIGVWQNMLDFGADRHSLLINLGGGVVTDMGGFAASTFKRGMDFIQIPTTLLSQVDASVGGKTGIDMGSVKNIIGTFAQPQAVFISSLFLKTLDKRQLISGFAEVIKHGLIFDQAYYNQVKTLGIDQVDNALIKHSVSIKNRVILEDPKEKGLRKILNFGHTIGHAIEGYSLQHDKRPLLHGEAIAVGMICEGFLSHKLNGLSLTDLDDLIATFRRYFNDYSFSSSIDTTLLELMRNDKKNLSNQIGFALLDRIGSCQYDIFVSEEDIIESLDFYRELTAG; this is encoded by the coding sequence ATGGAAGTCATAGAAAGTTTGGGCTATCAGGTATATTTTGATGACACGCTGGCCTCGCTAGAGACGTTTTTAGCTGCACGCAATTATTCCAAAATCATTGTTCTGGTCGATACGAATACGTTGGATAATTGCCTGCCTTTATTTCAGCAGGCCCTGCCCAGTTTATCCAACTATGATGTTATCGAAGTAGATCCCGGGGAAGAAAATAAAAACATCGACTTTTGTATCGGTGTTTGGCAAAATATGCTTGATTTTGGTGCTGATCGACATTCCCTGTTAATTAATCTGGGCGGCGGGGTCGTCACTGATATGGGCGGTTTTGCGGCTTCCACGTTTAAGAGAGGGATGGATTTTATCCAGATCCCAACGACACTACTTTCGCAGGTAGATGCTTCTGTGGGCGGCAAAACGGGCATAGATATGGGCAGTGTCAAGAATATTATCGGTACATTCGCACAGCCTCAGGCCGTGTTTATTTCCAGCCTTTTCCTAAAGACCTTGGATAAGAGACAGCTCATTTCAGGCTTTGCAGAAGTCATCAAACATGGGCTTATTTTCGACCAGGCATATTATAATCAAGTGAAAACACTGGGTATCGATCAGGTTGACAATGCCCTGATCAAGCATTCTGTTTCGATCAAAAATAGGGTCATTCTGGAAGACCCAAAAGAGAAGGGACTCCGCAAGATCCTGAACTTTGGGCATACGATCGGACATGCCATCGAAGGCTATTCCCTGCAGCATGACAAGCGACCGTTGCTGCATGGTGAGGCTATTGCTGTAGGCATGATCTGTGAGGGATTTCTTTCTCATAAGCTGAACGGACTTTCGCTGACGGATCTGGACGATCTGATAGCTACCTTTAGAAGATACTTTAATGACTATAGCTTCAGTTCGTCCATTGATACCACGCTTTTGGAACTTATGCGCAACGATAAAAAGAACCTGTCCAATCAGATCGGCTTCGCACTGCTTGACCGTATTGGCAGCTGCCAGTATGATATATTTGTATCCGAAGAAGATATCATTGAGAGCCTTGATTTCTACCGTGAACTGACTGCAGGATAA
- a CDS encoding RNA-binding S4 domain-containing protein, translating into MQEFKIEGDYIQLIQLLKALNWVEHGAMAQLVVSEGYVKYNGQVDYRKRLKLRPGDVVEFDGMEVKLV; encoded by the coding sequence ATGCAAGAATTTAAAATCGAGGGCGATTATATACAGCTTATACAGTTACTTAAAGCTTTAAATTGGGTGGAGCATGGCGCTATGGCACAGTTGGTTGTGTCGGAGGGATATGTCAAGTACAATGGACAGGTCGATTATCGGAAAAGACTCAAATTGCGGCCGGGAGATGTGGTGGAGTTTGACGGGATGGAAGTAAAATTGGTGTAA
- a CDS encoding proline dehydrogenase family protein, with protein MIENSEPRTLSFDNTEIAFKSKSDKDLERAYWLFKIIANNFLTKVGPSMTNFALNIGLPIQGIIRNTIFKHFCGGETIEGCEAAINELGENGVGTILDYSVEGEETESAFDACCNEVLRTVVAASKNKYIPFSVFKPTGLGRFELFEKVNAKETLNEAEQAEYQRMLDRTDRICRACYDAGVKVLIDAEHSWIQDAIDDIAREMMEKYNVEKPIVYNTYQLYRSDKLASLKADFEYAKVRGFHMGAKIVRGAYMEIERARAAQKGYADPIQPNKGASDRDYNEAIAFILDHLDNFGLMAGTHNEDSSMLLAKEIDRRGIDRSTDRIYFAQLLGMSDNLSFNLAAHGYNVAKYMPYGPVKAVMPYLFRRAQENTSVAGATGRELGLLIKEKQRRKASRR; from the coding sequence ATGATTGAGAATTCCGAGCCCAGAACATTGTCCTTTGATAATACAGAGATCGCTTTTAAAAGCAAAAGCGATAAGGATCTGGAAAGAGCGTATTGGTTATTCAAAATAATTGCGAATAACTTTCTGACAAAAGTAGGTCCATCAATGACCAACTTTGCCCTGAATATCGGATTGCCGATCCAGGGTATCATCCGCAATACAATATTCAAGCATTTTTGTGGCGGAGAAACAATTGAGGGTTGCGAAGCCGCCATCAACGAATTGGGTGAGAATGGCGTCGGCACAATACTCGATTATTCTGTCGAAGGGGAAGAGACCGAAAGTGCCTTTGATGCTTGCTGCAACGAGGTCCTCCGCACGGTAGTGGCTGCCAGCAAAAATAAATATATTCCGTTTTCGGTCTTTAAGCCTACGGGACTCGGACGTTTTGAGCTATTTGAAAAAGTCAACGCAAAAGAGACGCTGAATGAAGCCGAGCAAGCCGAATATCAGCGTATGCTCGACCGTACTGACCGCATTTGCAGAGCCTGTTACGATGCTGGTGTCAAAGTACTGATCGACGCCGAACATTCCTGGATACAGGATGCCATCGATGATATCGCGCGGGAGATGATGGAAAAGTACAATGTGGAAAAACCGATTGTATACAACACCTATCAATTGTACCGCAGTGACAAACTGGCTTCGCTGAAAGCGGATTTTGAATATGCCAAAGTTAGAGGTTTTCACATGGGTGCCAAAATTGTACGCGGCGCCTATATGGAGATCGAACGAGCACGTGCCGCCCAGAAAGGGTATGCAGACCCTATCCAACCCAACAAAGGAGCGTCAGACCGTGACTACAACGAAGCCATAGCTTTTATTTTGGACCATCTGGACAATTTCGGTTTGATGGCCGGTACACACAACGAGGACAGCAGTATGCTATTGGCCAAAGAAATTGACAGACGTGGCATCGACCGATCCACCGACCGGATCTACTTTGCTCAGCTCCTGGGAATGTCTGATAACCTGAGCTTCAATTTGGCTGCTCATGGCTACAACGTCGCGAAGTACATGCCCTATGGCCCTGTAAAAGCAGTCATGCCTTACTTGTTCAGAAGAGCACAGGAAAATACCTCCGTCGCCGGAGCAACGGGCCGTGAACTCGGACTGTTGATCAAAGAAAAACAAAGAAGAAAAGCTAGCCGTCGATAA
- a CDS encoding AMP-dependent synthetase/ligase, with translation MEEKLRLFDLARRQVSKYPNLDMFAHKVDGKWIYIKTADFLEKVDKLSKGLIELGVKPDEKVGLIAGSSIEWHLIDFAIQQIGAVVVAIYPNITDADYQYIFNDAEIRVCIVSNKGLYDRLMNLTESIYTLKYIFCIAEQDSLRSWNELIDLGSRCPEDKLTELRDQIQPDDLATLIYTSGTTGKPKGVMLSHSNIFANVLGAAEITPCKAYDRGLTFLPPCHAYERMVLYTYMYLGFTIHIAESFDKIGDNLKEVQPHIMTVVPRILEKVYEKIMKTGHEFTGLKRKIFDWAVAVAEEYDPNPAKRSFAYNMKLKLAKQLVLNKWYEALGGKLQTVASGSASLHNKLTRAFLAAGIPLYEGYGMTEASPLISVNHYLKGIRVGTVGLPVRFVAIKLAEDGEILVKGPNVMMGYYKNQAETDKTIVDGWLHTGDIGKWEDEKFLKIIDRKKEMFKISGGKYVIPQPIETKLVESKFIEQAMVIGDGMKFASAFIVPNYAHLLDWAKQDAPELATMSRQEFLESPMVVKKVNQEVRRANQHFGNWEQIKKPVILKDEFTIENGELTPTLKMKRKVILEHHQAEFNHIYQMEEE, from the coding sequence ATGGAAGAAAAACTTAGATTATTTGATCTCGCACGCCGACAGGTCAGCAAATACCCTAACCTTGACATGTTTGCCCACAAAGTGGACGGCAAGTGGATTTATATAAAAACAGCAGATTTTCTTGAAAAAGTGGATAAACTGTCCAAAGGCCTGATCGAACTAGGTGTTAAACCAGACGAAAAAGTCGGCCTCATCGCTGGCAGCAGCATCGAATGGCATCTGATAGATTTTGCCATTCAGCAGATCGGGGCTGTGGTCGTGGCCATCTATCCCAACATCACCGACGCCGATTACCAATATATTTTCAACGATGCCGAGATCAGAGTCTGTATTGTCAGCAACAAGGGGCTTTATGACAGACTGATGAACCTTACAGAATCAATCTATACATTAAAATATATATTTTGCATCGCCGAACAGGACTCCTTGCGAAGCTGGAACGAACTCATTGATCTGGGTAGCCGATGTCCTGAAGATAAATTAACGGAGCTGCGCGACCAGATCCAGCCCGATGATCTGGCCACCCTGATTTATACGTCGGGTACCACGGGCAAGCCAAAGGGTGTAATGCTCTCCCATAGTAATATTTTCGCCAATGTGCTGGGGGCCGCAGAAATCACACCCTGTAAGGCCTATGACCGGGGACTTACCTTTCTTCCCCCCTGCCATGCGTATGAACGAATGGTGCTCTATACGTACATGTATCTGGGCTTCACAATCCATATCGCCGAATCATTTGATAAAATCGGTGACAACCTCAAAGAAGTACAGCCTCATATCATGACGGTCGTTCCCCGTATTCTTGAAAAGGTCTATGAGAAAATCATGAAAACCGGCCACGAGTTTACGGGGCTTAAAAGAAAAATATTTGATTGGGCTGTCGCTGTCGCCGAAGAATATGATCCCAATCCGGCCAAAAGGAGTTTCGCCTACAATATGAAACTCAAATTGGCCAAACAGCTTGTGCTCAACAAGTGGTATGAAGCGCTGGGGGGAAAGCTGCAGACGGTGGCCTCCGGCTCAGCCTCTTTGCACAACAAGCTGACCCGTGCATTTTTAGCGGCAGGTATCCCGTTGTATGAAGGTTACGGTATGACGGAGGCATCCCCGCTCATTTCGGTAAACCATTACCTAAAGGGCATCCGCGTGGGCACCGTGGGCCTCCCCGTCCGCTTTGTGGCAATCAAACTTGCTGAAGATGGCGAAATACTGGTAAAGGGTCCCAATGTGATGATGGGCTATTATAAAAATCAGGCGGAAACCGATAAAACAATCGTGGACGGCTGGCTCCACACGGGCGATATCGGCAAATGGGAAGACGAAAAATTTCTAAAAATCATCGACCGCAAAAAGGAAATGTTTAAAATATCGGGTGGTAAATACGTAATTCCGCAGCCGATCGAAACGAAGCTTGTGGAATCCAAATTTATCGAGCAGGCCATGGTGATCGGTGACGGGATGAAGTTTGCGTCAGCCTTTATCGTCCCGAACTATGCACATCTATTGGACTGGGCGAAACAAGATGCGCCGGAACTTGCGACTATGAGCAGGCAGGAGTTTCTGGAAAGCCCGATGGTCGTCAAAAAGGTCAATCAGGAAGTCCGTCGGGCAAATCAGCATTTTGGCAATTGGGAACAGATAAAAAAGCCGGTTATCCTAAAAGATGAATTCACCATTGAAAACGGCGAACTCACGCCGACTCTGAAAATGAAACGTAAGGTAATCCTTGAGCATCATCAGGCGGAGTTCAACCACATCTACCAAATGGAAGAAGAGTAG
- the xpt gene encoding xanthine phosphoribosyltransferase, with amino-acid sequence MKLLKDRILNDGKSLAGGILKVDSFINHQMDPVLMKSIAVEFVRRFADLPVNKIITIEASGIAPAIMLGYLLELPVVFVKKAKPKTMGDMYISAVHSFTKNRTYDICVSKEFLKADDKVLFIDDFLANGNAAFGIMDLISQSGAALSGMGFIIEKSFQEGGRRLRALSGIRIESLARIKSLKVDRVAFEEE; translated from the coding sequence ATGAAATTATTAAAGGATAGGATCTTGAACGATGGCAAGAGTCTCGCTGGAGGCATACTGAAGGTCGACAGCTTTATTAACCACCAGATGGATCCGGTCTTAATGAAATCTATTGCCGTAGAGTTTGTCCGCCGCTTTGCAGATCTTCCGGTCAACAAGATCATCACGATAGAAGCTAGTGGCATAGCACCGGCAATCATGCTGGGCTACCTGCTCGAGCTACCAGTTGTATTTGTAAAAAAAGCAAAGCCAAAAACCATGGGCGACATGTACATCAGTGCAGTTCATTCTTTTACAAAAAACAGAACATACGATATCTGTGTGAGCAAAGAGTTTCTTAAAGCAGATGACAAGGTACTCTTTATCGATGACTTTCTGGCGAATGGCAATGCCGCTTTTGGCATAATGGACTTGATCAGTCAATCGGGAGCCGCTTTATCGGGTATGGGTTTCATCATCGAAAAATCTTTTCAGGAGGGTGGCCGGCGGCTAAGGGCACTGTCCGGCATTCGCATTGAGTCCCTGGCCCGCATAAAATCACTGAAAGTCGACAGGGTAGCTTTCGAAGAAGAGTAA